actggatggataacacaacgacgaacccggcaatggcaaaggaataacgatttgcgcattttcttatggaacgtgcgctccctgtacagagatggaccTGCCAAGCAggtagctgataccctgttccaatatagggctcatgtaacagcgttacaggagatgcgttggacagggaccggtttcctggagaagagccactacaccatatagtaTAATGACcctccagtaaatcatgtgctcggggtaggtttcttaatcagccaaaaaatgacacctgccgttatcggcttggaaaacataagcgaaccgctgtacactctgcgcttgtgaggcaaatttagaaatataagcctcattaacgttcacgcccctgcagaggagactgcagagtcggagaaggataccttctacgaggcagtagaacgaacgctcgaagcctgtcccagacatgatatcaaaatcatacttggggattttcacaaccaagtagggaaggagtccgtattcaggcgatacattggctctcatagcttccaccaaaatacaaatgataacggactgcggatcattcaattagcagtgtcgcacgaaatggttgttggaagtacctggtttgcgtggaaagcggtacacaaacatacgtgggcctctccagacgggatcactttcaaccaaattgaccacgtgttgatcggacgccgccacctctcagccttgatgaatgtcagaacatatagggggccaatatagactcggatcactatcttgttggcatggtgctccgagctccaataacaataccacctagaatcccctctgacaatcaggtgagagttaacactgaaggcatccataacacagccctccgcaacacctataagagggaaatggatgccgcaataactgcagccaacagagatcctggagatgaagcgtcaacaaatgatcttcacaatcacctgaaaaacgttatcataaatacgaccacaaagatacttggccccaaccgtaAAAAGAGGcgggacggctggtttgatgataagtgtaagctagaaacggaacggaagaatgctgcataccgtgtaatgctgtattctcaaagaacgcgggcacgcgcggagacttatcacgaactccgtcgagcggaaaaggaaacctgggagaaccaacaagtctgtgaactcgaaaagtacagggagcaaccgcaccagacggggaagttttaccaacaagtcagcaggatgaagccttatacacctcgatgttcatcctgccgaaataaagagggaaatttgatttccgacagaatgggcatattgcagcgatgggttgagtactttgataaactactgaacaaccagaacatcggcgagttggcggtctcgccaactgaagacgacggacaaatactgctatcaccaagtatagaagaaacaggccATGCacttcatcggtttaaaaatcataagtcgccagaaccgatggaattacagccgaattggttaaatatggaggcgaccaattacaccaagtggttcatcaacttgtgctcaaggtatgggacagtgaatcaatgcctgacgattggcaacgaggcattatctgtctcatacataaaaagggggatatcacacagtgcagcaattatagaggtatcacgttgctgagtaccatctataagatattctccgctaccttgataggccggatagccccatacgcccagaaccaAGTCCTTTCGACTGGATACTGCTTCTTAAAATACCACATTATGGGATGGTGTatcggctatatgcagccaatgtgaagaggaggGGAAGAAGGCCTACATATACAGCAAGTTTCAGGCGATTCAGAAGATACGAAGGTAGTTCAATAAGTGTTTAGAATAAagtgtaaaaacaatttttttgagtaaattttttttatttttcaacataatctccttggaGCTCTATAGACTTGGTCAatcgtttttcaagtttttttaatccttcagaaaagtgtgttttcggaagttcatcaaaataagCACTTACAGAGGCAATGATGTCTTTGTTGTCCGTAAATCTCTGTCCACCGAgccattttttcaagtttggaaataagaaaagtcactGGGGGctaaatctggtgaatacggtggtGGTGTTCGaccaattcaaattttaattcttcaattttagcCATTGAAACGAAGCACCAGTGAACTCGGGCGTTGTcgtgatgaaaaagaatttattttttcgccaaatgtaggcgttttttttaatttcttctttcagctGCCCTGATAATGATGCATAATACTCACCAGTAATTGTTTTACCCTTTTCCAAGTAGTCAATGAGGATAATTCCACGGGCATCCCAAAAAACTCGAGCCATAACCTTACCAGCTGATTTTAcggtcttcgccttctttggagCTGGTTCACCCGTGCCGATCCATCGTTTTGACTGTTCCTTCGTCTCAGGAGTGTAGTGGTGTATCTATGTTTCATCCCCAGTCACAAACCGACGAAAAAATTCCTCAGGATTCCGACTTATGCGCGCCAAAAGAGCCTCACAAGTGACCACTCTATTTCGTTTATTCTCAGCtgagagcaaacgcggcactcATCTTACTGATAGCTTTCTCATGCCTAATTTTTCATGTATAATTGAAAAAACTGTACCTATTTATATCCCTGTGGCCACAGCTAACTCGCGCACTTTTAATCTTCTATCTTTCAACACTATATCGTGGATTTTATTGATGATTTCGGGAGTAGTCACTTCTACGGGCCTTCCTGAACGTGGTTCGTCACTTGTTGATTTACGACTGCGCTTAAATTCATTTACCCAATTAGGCGGAGGCAGATGTGCCATGAACCGAGtctaattcattttttatctcaTATGGAGTTAagctatttaaatgaaaatgttttattacCGCTCTGAACtcgttttttttccattttttttaacaaacaatttttgttttttcaattgattataaaaacaCGTAAATTCAGAAGATATGGACTGTGACTGCACTATATATCTAGTCGGGAGTGGCGCTGACTAAAAACAGATGATTTAGGCCGATTCGCGCGCCATCCGTTGGTCATTCTAAggacttattgaactaccctTGTACCTTCAGGTTTAGAAGATGGCAGAAGGACAATAGACGGCTTTAAGGTATAATACAATGAGCCTAACAAAAGGCTCGGTTCTTTGCAGCCGCGGCTCCCCTCATTAAATTAAACTAACTATTGAAACGAGTGCGAGTTTGATCATGGTCAACCATGTGAGCAGAGCTTTCCTTTGACGGAACGAAAGAGCTTtcccaaaacctaaagaaaaaGTAAGCCCAGCAGAAACTAAGTACAGCTCTACTGAAGTGTCCCGTCGATACGCGGGTTCCAAACAAAAATAGATATGTGTACACATAAAGGTGGCAACATAATCAGCGGAAAAGGAAAGATTTATGCGAGATGAGGGTCCATCGATTTCAAACAGCATATGACAGTATCGCTCTTAACGTCATTCTCGAGTTTCGCATTCCACCAAAAGTGGGGATCTCTATAATGATAAAATTGCGATAGTTCCAATAGGCATGTGTTCAACGAAAGGTTAGGAAGCCGAGAGAAAGAAGAGAGAACTGAGTGAATGGTCATTTAACCGAGGGGCTGGGCTCTTACAGACTGTAGCACCACGGAGAGGAATGCTGTCTAGAGTTGCTGTGCAATATTCGTTTTTTTGCTGTAATTGCTGATTCCGATTTTTAGAGTTGGTTTATATTTGCTTTATTGACGtacaatttttttacaaaaggtTATCATTTTAGTATAATTGAAGAAGGTTACACTTCTCGCCAGAGGCTTCCTCGTAGTCTGAAAATTAGGAATAAGAAAACGATTTAGTGTTAACTTTTGGTAGACTAAAGAATGTAGTCATTTTCTTACTTTCAGCATCGTTGCAGTTAGCTAATTGCATGAAGCATGTGTTTGAAAACGTCCTATATCTCTTGCCATTGAATCCACATACAGGCTTGTAGTAATCAGGGCAAAACTTTCCACAACTGGAAATCCTTTCGGCTACGTTGCTAATACCGCATAATTCATCTGCAACTTTTTCgaattctggaaagcgaaatcAATCTATATTACAACATTCTCAAAGGACTTCCTCAAGTCTTCATTTGGGCAGTTGCTGTGTCCTGGAAATGATGATGCTCTTTTGAACATCACTTTTTAAGATGCAGTCGACTTATGCAGTCGTACTATTCCCGAACACTAGTTACGATATTTTCACTGTCccatatttttttccattagAGGGAAATGTTTGTctttattttttggaaattgtatCCCTATACTTAATTGTATAATAATTTGTTTTAGATGCAAAATAATGAAGGGTTCATAGAACTCACTTGTTCCTCTCAAGCAGCTGCCCCGACTCATATCGCAGCTATTTGAAAATGTTACATATGATGTTCCATCGTATCCACAGACTGGACTGTAAACGTCCAAGCACATGAAATTACATTTGTCAATTAATATTGGCCCAACTGGATCATCGATACGAACGGTGATTTCATGAGCTGCGCACTCAGCTGAATCCTTTACTTCATACGCTGTAGATAAATCAATGAAACTTTTGTAGTGTTGGACTATTCAGAAGAGCTAATGCGTTGGACTTACTGGCTCGCTCTGAACACTCAGCGTTCTTTAAATCGCAAAGGCTATTGAATGTCTTCCAAACTTTTCCATTGTAACCACAAACAGGATCACTAATCACTTGAATACAATACCGCATGCATAGCAAGGGCTCTGTGTCTGCTGTAACTGCAGCCACTGAAATATGGAAGTTTGTGAATGTCGCACGAAAAATTACTACCAATCATGTTTTAAAATAAATGATAGTACCCAGGACTACGAGGATCAATGCGCGACAGATCATTTTGAACACTTGAATACTCCGAGCAAGTTCTAAAAATCACGTTTTTATAGCAATCCGTGTGGTTTAGTGAATTAAgataagaaaattattttgggTAAATACTTGCACCTTTTTTATTTTGGCATAAATCGACTCCTATCGTTTCAATTTCCTTTGTGGATTTTATCTATGATTACATTTGAATTGAATATTAAAATCAGAATCACATTGAGTAGAGCTGCCTAAACAAGCCCGCAAATTCGGCTGGTAATGATATGCactaattttttcattttcttaacATGTTTCATTCACTGACTATGATAACTTGGAAAAACCTTGATGAGCTTTGATAATTAAGTGCAACCAATATTTTTAAGTCTATTCAactttatttattctttttccttttttaattgCTAATGACAGAAAATAAAAGACATTTTCTATGATTTAATTACTCGTAACATATGATTCGAACTGCATATACTTGCATGCATTTTTCGTCACgacggccaaagggtagtatagaacCCAGGGCTAATTCGCGGattgatttaaaaattttaatattcatcAATCCATAAGTCTCTGCCATGAAACTATTTTAAATGATCAGTTTGCAATAATTTTATCATTCTGAGTGACGCCAagctgatgaaatactgatcgtatAAGGTAGACCGATATCTCTATGCTGTAAGAAATGAGTAaaatactggtctatcaattttataatattattattaaatacaaGTGCGACCAGAAAAATGTGCATGTTCGAACCTCAGTCTGCCGCTATTTTTTCCTCGATAGTTAATCCATTTGCACCCTGCGCAACGGATAGTCACAAAATATTAagacaataaaatatattaaaatattttagtgCTGGCGTTTCTAACGAAAATAGTGCCGCCGCCAGTGTGTGGATGTCAATAAACTGTCGTCGCCAACTAAATTTGGCAAAATAAAGGCAGCAACCTGGAAAAAGTTGAACCGGTGATGAAAATTGGATTCAGCCACCGATTTTGACGAAACGATTAGGGGCGAGAAAACAAAAGTTCACGATGAGGTAGCAGCCTTACGGAGAAAAACTGATCAAGTTGGACGAGGCCTTATTTAACTCCATGGAGGACTTAATCCGGGGTCTGCAGTTGACCATTGCCTTACTAGAGGCAACTATCAAATCAACATATCATGGACCTCGCCCCAAGCAGATTAACTGCGCAACATCAACGCCACTTTATGCCACCTCTCTGCTATGAAATTTAACAGTAGGCAGCAAGCTCCAACAAAATCCAAGCTCAACAACAACCGTCACAAGTGCCTCGTAGGAAGCTACTAAGTACGAAAATTCCTCCTATTGTTATTATCGAGCTCGCGGAAAATTTCAGGGTGACAGAGACTTTCATCTCCAATGCCGTAACCAAGAACATCCTGGTGAAGAAATCAGGAAAATCCAAGCACCAAATACTCCTCAAATCTAAAGGGGCTATATCGTAGCAAAGAACCTTCTCATGGAGAACAAGGCGAAATTCTCCACATAATTTCTCCCTTCAGAAAAAAACACATCAATTATTATTTGGGGTCTGGACTACACCTACTCCGCCCAGGAGATTACTGAGGATACGAAGCCCTAACGTATCTCTACTGTGCTGTCCGTCAAACCCTTCCTTACAACGAAGGCGGAAACTGGACCTGTAATAAAAACCACCCCTTACCTTGAAAGAGCTCCTGGCATTAGTGACCACGATGCTATCGACATCCAACTTCTCGATCGGGCCATTCGCCCACGCCGCTAACAGCTTCCCATTTCAGGAACGCCATAAACGGCGGCTCATAAACCAAATCCTCAAAGCCAAGCTCTTCCAAGCTTCAAATCCCTCTGAATCAGAGAGTTTCTAACGATACCACTGATAGTGCAATTCGTCAATATACTGAGGCAACCCATATAGTATGTGACGAATTCATACCAACACATTCCCTTAACCTTATCTCCCTTCTGGCCGATATCCTTCAAGACATCCATCACAAGAATAACCAACGGCGGATGAATAGATATTGCCCGCAGTACTCCTTCCTTAAGAACGAGATCCATGATCTAGACACCCCAATCCGCGAAATGAACTTCATCCTGTATACTAACCACCTCTAAAATCGTCTCTCCAACATTGAGCTAAATTCAAATACATACAGGGAGCTCAGCCAAATATTCCTGCGACTTGGCCAAACTGCCAGCCGTAACGACATCCTTCCACAAAACATATTCCCTCCCGAAAAAGCAAACGTCCTAGCTAACCATTTTGCGAAAGCCCACAAATCTACTCTCCACATGCTTGACCAAAGCTTTGAAGCTGAAGTCAATGCATCAATTCACTCCCTTCGATCCTCAGATTCCTACACCCAAACAGTCAACCAGACTAGACTATTCAAATACTCCTCCCAAACAGCCTTACTGGTTCCATCCCGCCTATTAACTTCATTAAAACCAAGATGGTTCATAAAGTAGAGGAAGAACAAACAGTCGGCCGGGCTTGATAAAATTCCTTCTATAATTCTTATAAAATGCTTTATCTCCACTAGTTCCTTCCTGTCAACATTATTCAACCACTGCTTGCTAAACGTTCATTTCTTCTTGAGCTGCAAGTGTATTCAGATAATTTGTTCAGATAATTCCGTTGAACATGCCCTCCTTGTCCTGGAAACCGACGTCTTGCTTGGAATTAGCCGCAAGACACATACAATAGCGTTTCGCCTTGACATAGGGAAAGCTTTTGACCCCTTATGGCATTATAAACTCGTTTATAAGCTAAACAACATATCATACTTCTATCCGCACCTCTGTGAACTAGTCTTTAGCTTTCTTGACGCGCGACAATCAGCAGCAATGGTCATCCCCTTACACCAGTCCAGTTAGAACCGCACAAGGGTCAATCCCCTCCACAAtccttttttcactttttagcGCAGATATATCGAAACCTACTTTCACATCCAATACTATCAAGATCCTCTaatatgccgacgaccttatCGTCTGTATCACTACGAGGGACATAGTACGCGGAGCTCATCCGAATTCATATTAAGATGAGCTCTATCGATACTAAGCGGAAACTAGTCCTCAACCCGCAGAAGGGAAAAATGGAGATGACTTCAAAAATGGTTCCCCATATCAAAAACCTGTCCTTAAAAATCCATACATCACTCATCCCCGGAGTGAACCAAGTCATCTACCTCGGCGTCACTGTAAACTCAATTctacctaataataataataatcgttggtgcaacaatccatatcaatcagggccttgaagtgtgttagagcacttcactcaagccgtaacggcacactacagaatagcctgctggaggcaatgtggtcagcattgcgctcgaccgagattattaccctgatttgactcaggtactcattcacagctgagtcgactggcaacCAACTCCAAATtacgatacatctgggagaacacttaataccagatgcaaagttgaaagatccgGAAGTAGGAAATATACTGAAGTACTTGACGTTTCtagattaataggtacactataaccagcaaaaggggcacaatagttctttaaggacgctggGCGATttttccttaagggggtcatcccggatgtcggatccgcggaatcgaattttttttgggcaTCAATGGTATCTAGTTATAGTGCAGAATATctcggcaaagtgatttttcgatattcggagttgttcgaaaattatagagttaaacacgtaataagtcacataccagatttatgccgatcgccgtaataaagcgcgtatttatcggtcggaatgacgttcgaatgacttcactaaaaggataagaattgaagccaagactatACAcgcgtttcttgaagaaacctaaggtttatggactaggtatagcggattaatgatcagttaagattttatggctaaaaatcacattctactttttaaatgtatttttctcgacactgcatattgaaaatctgctgccaccatagcccaaaatctatccaacgaaattctttgaaattttcaggacttattcagaacatatttctacggtccgcaaactaggataattgcgattcagtaGTTTTATTTAATCTTTAAAGAAGCtttaaaaaaacgccaaaattcacaaaaaaaatttaacacggcgggatagtacagcaacttctttaatgagaggaactggcttgtctgtcagaaccttctccgcagCCTCTATCAggaaaagaaagggaagctggcgaAGTGGACGCAGCTGGTCTAATTcgggtatgtggaaacagatctatgcaacccggacaccgtaaACCTGAGAGGGCGCCTAACCGAAAGAATGCCTATCTGTATAGCCGGTAACtctggtgagatccacactgaacgcagtaggcttttcagttagcagcggttttcatattagactacacttatgtctacaaacataagagttagtcaaattaacctggagcatgccaaagcctcttcctatctactggcagtaAGGCTACCAAAGTTGCAAGACTGTCCCTATATATATCTGGTTCAAGagtcatgggttcgttttaacaaaatctgtggtcatagttgcctctgcttatttacaGTATGATACTTCGTGTCCTCCGCCTACGCAAGAACTaaaggatctggtagtgtatccACAGcgagaatataagaggctcgtaaaatgttcgaaaccaggctcctttagagcatactgtgaggaactggaaggcaaaAGGGAGACTTAAAGACTGTGCAGAgttcttaataaggatgagtagGTCAAGTTTGAATCTccaagaaaaccggatggtactttcacgaactaaAGAGTGGAGAACACGTCCCAGAATTGGGAGGAAgataattggcggtttctgtaaacctttcaacacgaagatgTCGCCagaggaattgggacactgcgagagcagtTGTTACCAACCAAAAGACGAAATTTGCAATACTATCatctgaacacttcaaagcacctggcatggatggcagtcatgctaaaggagggtacttagagcaacttctaagacatatttttcaaggatgtcCTGTACTGGGCTTGGTGACTCCAGCTTGGCAGAAGGAGAAGGTAGTCATTACGCCTAAGCTTGGGAAAAATGACTATCCAAAtccaaatcagcttaacattatTTTCGCTGAATTGTCTGAGGAGGCTGGTTGAGTATCACATTCGCAAGAaggtgctaaggttgcacccactaaatgaaaaccaacatgtttaccaacgtgggaagtcctgtgagtttgctcttcaatctttggttttaaagatagaggacgcaactctgaaaggcgagtacgcgacgggagtgttcgtgaacattgaatAGACGTTTGActatgcgcccttccaaaaccTCTGTAGTGCCGACAGAGAGCATAGTGTTGAAGAAACTTTCATTAAATGGATCTACACTATGCtagcgcagagattgttgtgtaatgaagtgggtgttgatggcTATCTaacaacagaagcgacgaaaggttgcccttaaggaggtgtgctatcgccacttctgtggaatatgttgaccgactcactactatgtgaactgcaaaatttgccaatacacgttcgagcttatgctgatgacgtggctgtgcgagttgttggtcgagatctttgAACGCTTGGAGAAATACACAATGGGCcactgatttgattgacagttggtgcctcagacatagaCTTAACAGAGTTTTTCTGgtcaagaagcttctttggaacaaacacgta
The window above is part of the Hermetia illucens chromosome 3, iHerIll2.2.curated.20191125, whole genome shotgun sequence genome. Proteins encoded here:
- the LOC119651619 gene encoding extracellular protease inhibitor 10-like, translating into MICRALILVVLVAAVTADTEPLLCMRYCIQVISDPVCGYNGKVWKTFNSLCDLKNAECSERATYEVKDSAECAAHEITVRIDDPVGPILIDKCNFMCLDVYSPVCGYDGTSYVTFSNSCDMSRGSCLRGTKFEKVADELCGISNVAERISSCGKFCPDYYKPVCGFNGKRYRTFSNTCFMQLANCNDAENYEEASGEKCNLLQLY